From Spirosoma aerolatum, one genomic window encodes:
- a CDS encoding OmpA family protein, producing the protein MRALLSLFFLLALISTTYSQNLAVARTQKTLFTISAVDEKTSQEIPALFTIQAKQAKKKFVGKSFADGKPFAFVLTRTDTLNVIASSPGYYEAEELMVVSCDTCTDYGYVIRLEKEEPKPDSIFRNLQVNKAFRLDNVYFDQSSYILRPESYPQLNKLIKTLVSTPKLVIEIAGHTDNVGDRRLNQALSENRAKIITNYLVRNGIPESRLHHNGYGDTHPAAPNDTEENKRKNRRVEFVVLAM; encoded by the coding sequence ATGCGTGCTTTATTGTCTTTATTCTTTTTACTGGCGCTTATATCAACAACTTACAGCCAGAATCTAGCCGTTGCCCGAACCCAGAAAACACTGTTCACCATTTCGGCAGTTGATGAAAAAACTTCCCAGGAAATTCCAGCTCTGTTTACCATTCAGGCGAAACAGGCGAAGAAAAAGTTTGTAGGAAAAAGCTTTGCTGATGGAAAGCCATTTGCCTTTGTGCTCACCCGCACCGATACCCTGAATGTGATAGCCAGTTCGCCCGGCTATTACGAAGCAGAAGAACTCATGGTGGTTTCGTGCGATACCTGTACGGATTACGGTTACGTAATTCGACTAGAAAAAGAAGAACCCAAGCCAGATAGTATATTCCGGAATTTGCAGGTCAACAAGGCATTTCGGCTCGATAATGTGTATTTCGATCAGAGTAGCTATATCCTGCGACCAGAATCATACCCTCAATTAAATAAGCTCATCAAGACACTGGTTTCGACGCCAAAGCTAGTTATTGAAATTGCAGGCCACACCGATAATGTCGGCGATCGACGGCTGAACCAGGCCCTTTCCGAAAATCGGGCCAAGATCATTACCAATTACCTGGTCCGTAATGGCATACCCGAAAGCCGCCTTCACCATAATGGATATGGGGATACACACCCAGCGGCTCCCAATGATACGGAAGAGAATAAACGAAAGAACCGTCGTGTCGAATTTGTTGTATTAGCTATGTAA
- a CDS encoding oxygenase MpaB family protein, with product MTYFVKPGSIVRQIWGDADVILLVFAGSAAEFALNRAVDWLFYTGKLPADPIGRLFSTVRYAQEIVFTPDEKARQAIARMGSIHQGIEQKRGYQIPAWAYRDVLYMLIDYSQRAFELLKRPLTDVERNELFSTFREVGAGMGVPDLPTTYADWQTDRELHLNRDLVHSEFTDQLFQRYREELGNWRYDLLRQVQGMLVPKQVRQLLELPQKPLLNYSLGLYGLLNAIGLRSFVQRVLLPTEYLQQIRALDK from the coding sequence ATGACATATTTCGTAAAACCCGGCTCTATTGTTCGTCAGATATGGGGCGATGCCGATGTAATCTTGCTCGTGTTTGCCGGATCGGCGGCTGAGTTTGCCCTCAACCGAGCTGTCGACTGGTTGTTTTATACCGGAAAATTGCCTGCTGACCCGATTGGCCGCTTATTTTCAACTGTACGCTATGCGCAGGAGATTGTGTTTACTCCTGATGAAAAAGCTCGCCAGGCTATTGCCCGAATGGGTTCTATTCACCAGGGCATTGAGCAGAAACGCGGCTATCAGATTCCGGCCTGGGCCTACCGCGACGTGCTTTACATGCTGATTGACTATTCGCAACGTGCTTTCGAACTGTTGAAACGTCCGCTTACCGATGTAGAGCGTAACGAGTTATTTAGCACCTTTCGTGAAGTTGGTGCAGGTATGGGCGTTCCTGATTTGCCAACCACGTATGCCGACTGGCAGACAGACCGGGAACTGCATCTGAATCGTGATCTGGTTCATAGTGAGTTTACGGATCAGTTGTTTCAGCGGTACCGGGAAGAATTAGGAAACTGGCGGTACGATCTACTCCGACAGGTACAGGGTATGCTGGTTCCTAAACAGGTCCGTCAGTTACTCGAACTGCCCCAGAAGCCTCTCCTTAATTACTCGCTGGGCCTATATGGCCTTCTCAATGCGATTGGCTTACGCTCATTCGTTCAGCGGGTTCTTTTACCAACCGAATATTTGCAGCAGATTCGGGCACTGGATAAATAA
- a CDS encoding AI-2E family transporter — MNSIYTPQQQRILLIASLLIIAGFILFGLSGYTTAFLGAGILYVVFRPWFTALAIKRNWNRSLVASLLIVFSLVVIIMPFLTLSLLLIDRIQYYSQHTEVILNLVKKLEELTGYKITSQQNIQAILRQGGTYASRLLPSIAGGALDFIVIIGLMLFTLYFMFVQQEAFQKGLQKYLPFKRDTQKELAESLKNNVNANVLGQALVSLVQGVLTGLTLWIFGVPDSPFWGTVAFFLAFIPVLGTPLVWAPAGLIQLSQGNTGEGVGILLVGVIVIINIDNLLRIMLAKRMGDIHPLVTLAGIVLGVPIFGIIGLVIGPLLLSYFIVLIQVFERENKKQEKEAALAEERLEKVAEKSERAKE, encoded by the coding sequence ATGAATTCAATTTATACACCCCAACAGCAACGCATATTATTGATTGCAAGCCTGCTCATTATTGCTGGCTTCATTCTGTTTGGCTTAAGCGGATATACAACGGCTTTCCTGGGGGCAGGTATTTTATATGTAGTTTTCCGTCCCTGGTTTACGGCACTGGCTATTAAACGCAACTGGAACCGATCACTAGTGGCTTCGCTCCTGATTGTTTTTTCGTTGGTGGTCATAATCATGCCCTTCCTGACGCTTAGCCTGTTATTGATCGACCGTATTCAGTATTATAGCCAGCATACGGAAGTGATTCTGAATCTGGTAAAAAAACTCGAAGAGCTTACGGGTTACAAAATTACCAGCCAGCAAAATATTCAGGCAATTCTCCGACAGGGCGGTACCTATGCAAGTCGATTACTGCCTTCTATAGCGGGTGGAGCGCTGGATTTTATCGTGATTATCGGCCTGATGCTCTTTACCTTATACTTCATGTTTGTGCAGCAGGAAGCGTTTCAGAAAGGGCTCCAAAAATACTTACCCTTCAAGCGGGATACGCAGAAAGAACTGGCGGAGTCGCTAAAGAACAACGTAAACGCCAATGTGCTGGGGCAGGCGCTGGTTAGTCTGGTACAGGGTGTGCTGACGGGCCTGACACTCTGGATTTTTGGCGTACCCGATTCGCCATTCTGGGGCACCGTTGCCTTCTTTCTGGCATTTATTCCGGTATTAGGTACACCACTGGTTTGGGCTCCTGCCGGACTGATTCAACTGTCGCAGGGCAATACTGGGGAGGGAGTAGGCATTTTGCTGGTCGGTGTGATCGTCATTATCAACATCGATAATCTGCTTCGTATTATGCTTGCTAAGCGCATGGGCGACATCCATCCACTCGTTACGCTGGCTGGTATCGTACTCGGTGTTCCTATCTTCGGCATAATCGGTCTGGTCATCGGCCCCCTGCTCCTCTCCTATTTCATCGTACTGATTCAGGTGTTCGAACGAGAGAACAAGAAGCAGGAAAAAGAAGCCGCACTAGCCGAGGAGCGCCTAGAGAAAGTAGCTGAAAAGAGCGAAAGAGCGAAAGAGTGA
- a CDS encoding sensor histidine kinase: MKIAPQFGPRLMNRRIALGFIVAMVLIASGFIISFYSYNKHGEDTQRVRHTYEVTGTLERILSLVKDLEAGSRGYLITNDTSYLQPYHKAVSQLPVELKKLKELSTDNRLQQHRQQVLAELISDKLAATQVRIGTSMADKANLAISAQNKRLMNIIRQHVSIMVETEQSLMEMRNNLAVRSFRNTLTVIFLLSLLTFMVLVISYRLLEQELIRRQETEDQLREYENQLKGQIRQLETSNEELERFAFVASHDLQEPLRKIQSFANLITDRYSSLFDADSLMFMSKISHSAERMSKLIKDLLNFSRISNHQEGFKSVSLADIVQRILDDQELRIKGLDVQLEVGELPTIQAVPSQMDHLFNNLISNALKFTRPDVRPLLRIMAHPVQGEAYPELIPDRPYFEITIEDNGIGFEEKYLDHIFKVFQRLHGKTAFEGTGIGLAICKRVVMRHHGIITARSQPNEGTTFVVVLPESQLLQHYDRPTSAETYSYTTGR; this comes from the coding sequence ATGAAGATTGCACCACAGTTTGGTCCCAGACTTATGAATCGGCGAATAGCCCTGGGATTCATTGTAGCTATGGTATTGATTGCGTCGGGGTTTATAATCTCGTTTTACAGCTATAATAAACATGGGGAGGATACGCAGCGGGTCCGTCATACGTATGAAGTGACAGGAACGCTTGAGCGAATCTTGTCATTAGTCAAGGATCTGGAAGCAGGCTCACGAGGATACCTGATCACCAATGATACATCCTACCTGCAACCCTATCATAAGGCAGTTAGTCAATTGCCAGTTGAGCTTAAAAAGCTGAAAGAGTTAAGCACCGACAATCGACTTCAACAGCACCGTCAACAAGTGCTGGCCGAGCTAATTAGCGATAAGCTAGCGGCTACGCAGGTTCGAATCGGAACGAGCATGGCCGATAAAGCAAATCTGGCTATAAGTGCGCAAAACAAGCGACTTATGAATATCATTCGGCAGCATGTGTCGATTATGGTCGAGACAGAGCAGTCGTTGATGGAGATGCGGAATAACCTGGCTGTCCGTTCGTTTCGGAATACCTTGACTGTGATTTTTTTGCTGTCGTTGCTAACGTTTATGGTGTTGGTCATTTCATACCGATTGCTCGAGCAGGAACTAATTCGTCGTCAGGAAACGGAAGACCAGCTACGTGAGTATGAGAATCAATTGAAAGGGCAAATCCGGCAACTTGAAACATCGAATGAAGAGTTGGAACGATTTGCATTCGTGGCCAGTCACGATTTGCAGGAGCCGCTACGAAAAATTCAGTCCTTTGCGAATTTGATTACAGATCGCTACAGCAGTTTGTTCGATGCGGATAGCCTTATGTTTATGAGTAAGATTTCGCATTCGGCTGAGCGTATGTCGAAACTGATAAAGGATTTATTAAATTTCTCGCGAATATCGAATCATCAGGAAGGCTTTAAATCCGTATCGCTGGCCGATATTGTGCAGCGGATTCTCGACGACCAGGAATTGCGGATCAAGGGCTTGGATGTGCAGCTTGAGGTGGGTGAATTGCCTACGATTCAGGCCGTGCCCAGCCAAATGGACCATCTTTTTAACAATTTGATTTCGAATGCGCTTAAATTTACCAGACCCGATGTTCGGCCTCTGCTTCGGATCATGGCGCATCCAGTTCAAGGGGAAGCCTATCCTGAACTAATTCCAGACAGGCCTTATTTTGAAATCACTATTGAAGACAACGGGATAGGGTTTGAGGAGAAATATTTAGATCACATCTTTAAAGTTTTTCAACGATTGCATGGCAAAACCGCTTTCGAAGGTACTGGTATCGGGCTAGCCATTTGTAAACGGGTTGTTATGCGCCATCACGGCATTATCACAGCACGGAGTCAACCAAACGAGGGAACCACATTTGTGGTTGTTTTACCAGAAAGCCAATTACTACAACATTATGACAGACCAACTTCAGCCGAAACCTATTCATATACTACTGGTCGATGA
- the lepA gene encoding translation elongation factor 4 translates to MKHIRNFCIIAHIDHGKSTLADRLLEFTKTVGARDMQAQLLDDMDLERERGITIKSHAIQMEYMHKGELYTLNLIDTPGHVDFSYEVSRSIAACEGALLLVDASQGTEAQTISNLYLALNNDLVIIPVLNKIDLPGAMPEEIKDEMVDLLGCDRDDIIPASGKEGIGVPEILAAIVERIPAPTGDPDGALQALIFDSHFNSYRGIEVIFRVKNGRIRKGDKVKFMNTGKEYIADEVGTLGLDQVPKPVIECGDVGYLISGIKVAKEVKVGDTVTTVDNPASSAIQGFSEVKPMVFAGIYPVETSEFEDLRDAMEKLQLNDAALVWEPETSAALGFGFRCGFLGMLHMEIVQERLEREFDMTVITTVPSVRFEVMTTKGQDIQVSAPADMPDPNLIDYIEEPFIRAQIITKAEYVGGIMSLCMDKRSILKNQVYLTAERVELQFEMPLAEVVFDFFDKLKTISRGYASLDYEFMDNRESDMVKLDVMLNGDKVDALSAIVHRSKSYEWGKKLCEKLKELIPRQQFEIAIQAAIGQKIIARETLSALRKDVLAKCYGGDISRKRKLLEKQKKGKKRMRQVGNVEIPQEAFMAVLKIN, encoded by the coding sequence GTGAAACACATCCGTAATTTTTGCATTATTGCTCATATCGACCACGGAAAAAGTACCCTGGCCGACCGATTATTAGAATTTACCAAGACAGTAGGTGCCCGCGACATGCAGGCCCAATTGCTCGATGATATGGATCTGGAACGAGAACGCGGTATCACCATCAAGAGCCATGCCATCCAGATGGAATACATGCATAAGGGGGAACTTTATACCCTGAACCTGATCGATACACCAGGGCACGTTGACTTTTCCTACGAGGTTTCGCGATCCATTGCCGCCTGCGAAGGTGCCTTACTTTTGGTCGATGCGTCGCAGGGAACCGAAGCACAGACCATCTCCAACCTCTATCTGGCCCTGAATAACGATCTGGTTATTATTCCTGTCCTGAACAAAATTGACCTTCCCGGTGCCATGCCCGAAGAGATTAAGGACGAGATGGTTGACCTGCTGGGCTGCGACCGGGACGACATTATTCCGGCATCGGGTAAAGAGGGCATTGGTGTTCCTGAAATTCTGGCCGCCATTGTCGAGCGGATTCCAGCCCCAACCGGCGATCCTGATGGCGCCTTACAGGCACTGATTTTTGATTCGCATTTCAATTCCTACCGTGGTATTGAAGTTATTTTCCGGGTTAAGAACGGACGGATTCGGAAAGGCGACAAGGTTAAATTTATGAACACCGGCAAAGAATATATTGCCGATGAGGTAGGTACTCTCGGCTTGGACCAGGTGCCTAAACCAGTGATCGAATGTGGCGATGTAGGCTACCTCATATCAGGAATTAAAGTAGCCAAAGAGGTAAAAGTCGGCGATACCGTTACCACCGTCGACAATCCTGCCAGTTCGGCAATTCAGGGTTTTTCGGAAGTGAAACCAATGGTATTTGCGGGCATTTACCCTGTCGAAACCAGTGAGTTCGAAGACCTCCGCGATGCTATGGAGAAGCTCCAGCTCAATGATGCGGCTCTTGTATGGGAGCCCGAAACATCGGCGGCCTTAGGCTTTGGCTTTCGTTGTGGCTTTCTGGGGATGCTTCATATGGAGATCGTACAGGAGCGTCTGGAGCGTGAATTTGACATGACGGTCATCACTACAGTGCCCTCAGTGCGCTTCGAGGTGATGACTACCAAAGGGCAGGACATTCAGGTATCGGCCCCCGCTGATATGCCTGACCCGAACCTCATCGACTATATTGAAGAGCCATTTATCCGGGCACAGATCATTACCAAGGCCGAGTATGTGGGGGGTATCATGAGTCTATGTATGGATAAGCGGAGTATACTTAAAAACCAGGTATATCTAACCGCCGAGCGGGTTGAACTCCAGTTCGAGATGCCACTGGCCGAAGTCGTATTCGACTTTTTCGATAAGCTTAAAACGATCTCGCGTGGGTATGCTTCGCTCGACTATGAGTTTATGGACAACCGGGAATCGGACATGGTCAAGCTCGACGTTATGCTCAACGGCGATAAAGTCGATGCCCTCTCAGCCATCGTCCACCGCTCGAAATCGTACGAATGGGGTAAAAAACTCTGCGAAAAACTCAAGGAATTAATTCCGCGCCAACAGTTTGAAATCGCGATTCAGGCCGCTATTGGACAAAAAATCATTGCTCGCGAAACCCTGAGCGCCTTGCGAAAAGACGTACTGGCCAAGTGTTACGGTGGCGATATTTCGCGGAAACGTAAACTGCTCGAAAAGCAGAAAAAAGGAAAGAAACGTATGCGCCAAGTCGGCAACGTCGAAATTCCGCAGGAAGCCTTTATGGCCGTTCTGAAGATCAACTAA
- a CDS encoding Lrp/AsnC ligand binding domain-containing protein: protein MAEKNLEIDNTDLKILSLLMQDANMPYTEIGKRIFVSGGTVHVRMNKLRQMGIVRGSQLVIDHAKLGWDISAFLGIYLDKSSLYEDVSRQLEKIPEVVNVHYTTGIYSIFAKIVCRDTQHLREVLHDKIQKVSGVQRTETFISLEESINRSIPFSEE, encoded by the coding sequence ATGGCGGAAAAAAATTTAGAAATTGATAATACTGATCTAAAAATACTGAGCCTGCTAATGCAGGATGCCAATATGCCGTACACCGAAATTGGGAAACGAATCTTCGTTTCGGGGGGAACCGTACATGTTCGGATGAATAAGCTTCGGCAGATGGGTATTGTTCGGGGATCGCAGCTGGTGATCGATCACGCCAAACTAGGTTGGGATATCAGTGCCTTTCTGGGTATTTATTTAGATAAAAGCTCATTGTATGAAGATGTATCCAGGCAACTGGAAAAAATCCCTGAGGTCGTCAATGTGCACTATACAACGGGTATTTATAGCATATTCGCCAAAATCGTTTGTCGTGATACCCAGCATCTGAGAGAAGTGCTACACGATAAAATTCAGAAAGTGAGCGGAGTACAACGTACGGAAACCTTTATCTCACTCGAAGAGAGCATTAACCGCTCAATCCCCTTTTCGGAAGAGTGA
- a CDS encoding L-serine ammonia-lyase: protein MPSSPITTSVFDLFKVGPGPSSSHTIGPMKAAFDFRQRLAQPPSDSQQRAHTIQIHLYGSLSATGKGHGTDRAIVAGLLGWQPETTDPDALLKLLRDESVTYPVSVSSQTIGIGPKDIFFHKKRYDSPYANTMVLKLVASEEILAEEEYYSIGGGFILRKGEPEVAASAQSVPYPYGTMAELKEQLASQQITLDDLLLANEMAVSGRSRVEVNQRLDQILEFMHKAVRRGLRHKGTLPGSIRLSRKAPILFNQAKEMSQSSDSFLIFLNAYCLAASEENAAGGIVVTAPTSGASGVIPGLTYLAKHHFHYDKATLRAGMLAAAAIGFLVKHNASISGAEMGCMGEIGTASAMGAAFLTRCAQNKANVGPIEAAAEIAIEHHLGMTCDPIGGYVQIPCIERNAMGAVKAYNAYLLATSGAASFQKISLDAVIKVMKATGRDMSTKYKETSEAGLALSATEC, encoded by the coding sequence ATGCCCTCATCGCCTATTACAACATCTGTTTTCGATCTATTCAAAGTTGGGCCGGGGCCATCCAGTTCGCATACCATCGGCCCTATGAAGGCCGCCTTCGATTTTCGACAGCGACTCGCGCAACCCCCATCCGACAGCCAACAACGGGCCCATACAATTCAGATCCATCTGTACGGCTCATTGAGTGCAACTGGCAAAGGGCATGGCACCGACCGGGCTATTGTGGCAGGGTTACTGGGCTGGCAACCTGAAACGACCGATCCCGATGCCTTACTAAAACTGTTGCGGGATGAATCGGTCACGTATCCTGTATCAGTTAGCTCCCAAACGATTGGTATTGGCCCAAAGGATATCTTTTTCCATAAGAAACGCTATGATTCACCTTATGCCAATACCATGGTACTGAAGTTGGTAGCGAGCGAGGAAATACTAGCCGAGGAAGAATATTATTCTATTGGAGGTGGATTTATCCTTCGGAAAGGGGAGCCTGAGGTTGCTGCCAGTGCGCAATCGGTTCCCTATCCATACGGAACTATGGCAGAATTAAAAGAGCAGCTTGCCAGCCAACAGATTACCCTGGATGACTTGTTGCTGGCCAACGAAATGGCAGTTTCGGGGCGTAGTCGCGTAGAGGTCAATCAGCGGCTCGACCAGATTCTGGAGTTCATGCACAAAGCCGTACGGCGTGGGCTGCGCCACAAGGGGACGCTGCCGGGCTCGATCAGGCTGAGCCGCAAAGCGCCGATTCTGTTCAATCAGGCGAAGGAAATGAGCCAGTCTTCCGACAGTTTCCTGATTTTTCTGAATGCGTATTGCCTGGCCGCATCCGAAGAAAATGCGGCTGGTGGTATCGTCGTTACAGCCCCAACCTCAGGCGCATCGGGCGTAATTCCTGGGTTGACGTATTTAGCCAAGCATCATTTTCATTACGACAAAGCTACCTTGCGAGCGGGTATGCTGGCGGCAGCCGCCATTGGCTTTCTGGTCAAGCACAACGCCAGTATTTCGGGAGCCGAAATGGGTTGTATGGGCGAAATTGGTACTGCCTCGGCCATGGGGGCTGCTTTTCTGACCCGTTGCGCACAGAATAAGGCCAATGTTGGCCCGATTGAAGCGGCTGCCGAAATCGCCATTGAACATCACCTCGGCATGACCTGTGACCCCATTGGTGGATATGTTCAGATTCCGTGTATTGAACGAAATGCGATGGGCGCCGTAAAAGCATACAATGCCTATCTGCTGGCCACCTCTGGAGCGGCTTCGTTTCAGAAAATCTCGCTCGACGCCGTCATCAAAGTCATGAAAGCCACCGGCCGCGATATGTCGACCAAATACAAAGAAACCTCCGAAGCCGGTTTAGCCCTCAGCGCGACAGAGTGTTAA
- the hslV gene encoding ATP-dependent protease subunit HslV, with the protein MQPTIHATTVVGIRHNGHVALGADGQATMGNTIAKSNVRKVRVLMGGKVLAGFAGSTADAFTLIERFEEKLNAYGGNLKRAAIELAKDWRTDRYLRKLEAMLIVASKDDLLIVSGTGDVIEPDSDIAAIGSGGMYAQSAAIALKKHASDLSAEEMVRESLHIAADVCIYTNHNLVVESL; encoded by the coding sequence ATGCAACCTACAATTCATGCAACAACCGTAGTTGGCATTCGGCACAACGGCCATGTGGCCCTGGGTGCCGATGGGCAGGCTACTATGGGAAATACTATTGCCAAGAGTAATGTTCGAAAAGTTCGGGTATTAATGGGAGGGAAAGTGCTGGCGGGTTTTGCTGGGTCAACCGCCGATGCCTTTACGCTCATTGAGCGTTTTGAAGAGAAATTGAATGCGTACGGAGGCAATCTGAAGCGGGCAGCTATCGAACTGGCAAAAGATTGGCGTACAGACCGCTATTTGCGAAAGCTTGAAGCTATGCTCATCGTTGCATCGAAAGACGATCTTCTTATTGTATCAGGCACAGGCGATGTGATCGAGCCCGATAGCGATATTGCTGCCATTGGTTCTGGTGGCATGTACGCCCAATCGGCGGCTATTGCCCTGAAAAAGCATGCTTCAGACCTGTCTGCCGAGGAGATGGTTCGGGAAAGTCTGCATATTGCAGCCGATGTATGCATCTATACAAACCATAATTTGGTGGTTGAATCGTTATAG
- a CDS encoding PspC domain-containing protein: protein MKKTISINISGVIFHIEEDGYDKLKSYLTSVQQYFSTYEDSQEIVTDIENRIAEKLLVKLKSADKQAISLEDVNELVAAMGTVADFEAVEEEEVLVTTGGRNSASGIGQGPKNAGSQSTAQDPKPYAPSPSLEPRRLVRDLRRKTLGGVCAGLAHYFNIDVVWIRLIFLTLFLALPPLGHEFGAGVSSFTLIVYIAMWIALPGVSTIEDDKTVKKFFRNPEDKVLGGVASGIAAYFGVDTGIIRLLFVLGIVLFGVGFLLYIVLWMIAPQANTLTEKMEMQGQPITLSNIEHSIKQNLNINESPNNESTLTRVLLFPFRAIATIIGGLGSALGPFLNAVVAVIRIFAGVLMLILAFALMVACLAVAGAFIGFESGVHLGNLPIDMIRDDINAPMVLTAFLVGFIPAFGLAILGIMLIVMRSVLSSRTALTLAGVWLVSLVIFGGTVTPVISSFQRRGTVEETKVLNVPAAIPTFAMNNAENDDNWRPSIELKGYEGNTLNLVQYFRAQGRTRTDAQVNARQIRYVYTIKDSTVRFDETIELAPKSRFRGQDLDMDLMVPYEKPFRMTREFARFIRNEFGGKEFDRMESSIWKFTKVEGLVCINYPREKDREYNDEDNDVTDLTEDVQNAVASELGDDFDHIGDHTRQFNVTDFSKVDVGGAFVVRFRKGDSYKVVADGREKDLEDVNVKIEGNTLKVFIDRSGIFDWSNRKRIGLTITVPKAIEELQLTGASKASLTGFERYGHLTIGMSGACRTVFDGEVDKLDLDMSGASNTVLHGHANQLDAELSGACKLEATGMNIGKATVDANGASHADLGQVGSLDTETSGASKVTRQ from the coding sequence ATGAAAAAGACAATTAGTATTAATATTAGTGGCGTCATCTTCCATATTGAAGAGGATGGCTACGACAAACTTAAAAGTTACCTGACGTCGGTACAGCAATATTTCTCCACCTATGAGGATAGCCAGGAAATAGTAACCGATATCGAGAACCGAATTGCCGAAAAACTGCTGGTGAAATTGAAATCGGCTGATAAACAGGCTATTTCACTGGAAGATGTGAACGAACTCGTGGCGGCTATGGGTACCGTTGCCGACTTCGAAGCGGTGGAGGAAGAAGAAGTACTCGTAACCACTGGCGGACGTAATTCGGCTAGCGGTATAGGGCAGGGGCCCAAAAACGCAGGAAGTCAGAGCACCGCGCAAGACCCAAAGCCCTACGCTCCAAGCCCATCTCTTGAACCACGTCGGCTGGTGCGTGATTTACGTCGGAAAACCCTGGGTGGGGTGTGTGCCGGTCTGGCACATTACTTCAACATCGACGTTGTGTGGATACGGCTGATTTTTCTGACCTTGTTTCTGGCCTTACCACCACTCGGTCATGAGTTTGGCGCTGGCGTTTCGAGCTTTACCCTGATTGTATACATTGCCATGTGGATTGCCCTGCCGGGAGTTAGCACGATTGAGGATGACAAAACTGTCAAGAAATTTTTTCGGAATCCCGAAGATAAAGTACTGGGCGGTGTAGCTTCAGGGATTGCGGCCTACTTTGGTGTCGATACGGGTATTATCCGACTGCTTTTCGTGCTGGGTATTGTCTTGTTCGGGGTTGGTTTTCTGCTCTACATCGTTCTTTGGATGATTGCTCCGCAAGCCAATACACTTACCGAAAAAATGGAGATGCAGGGGCAACCCATTACGCTCTCGAATATCGAACATAGCATTAAGCAGAACCTGAATATCAACGAATCGCCAAATAATGAGAGTACCCTGACTCGTGTTCTGCTGTTTCCGTTCCGGGCTATCGCTACCATAATCGGTGGGCTGGGCAGTGCTTTAGGGCCGTTTCTAAATGCGGTGGTCGCTGTCATTCGGATTTTTGCAGGTGTGCTTATGCTGATTCTTGCCTTTGCCTTGATGGTCGCCTGTCTGGCTGTTGCGGGGGCCTTCATCGGGTTTGAATCGGGCGTTCATCTGGGTAACCTGCCTATTGATATGATTCGGGATGATATTAATGCGCCCATGGTACTAACGGCTTTTCTGGTTGGATTCATTCCTGCCTTTGGATTAGCCATACTGGGCATTATGCTGATCGTGATGCGAAGTGTGTTGAGCAGCCGTACCGCCCTGACACTAGCTGGCGTCTGGCTCGTGAGTCTGGTAATATTTGGCGGTACGGTGACCCCTGTCATCAGCAGCTTCCAGCGCCGGGGTACGGTCGAAGAAACCAAAGTGCTGAACGTACCGGCTGCCATTCCGACTTTCGCGATGAACAATGCGGAGAACGATGACAACTGGCGACCATCCATCGAATTGAAAGGGTATGAAGGCAATACATTGAATCTGGTGCAGTATTTCCGTGCGCAGGGCCGCACCCGGACCGATGCACAGGTCAACGCCCGCCAGATCCGGTATGTGTATACCATTAAGGATTCGACAGTTCGTTTCGATGAAACTATTGAGTTGGCTCCCAAATCCCGCTTCAGGGGTCAGGATCTGGATATGGATCTGATGGTTCCGTACGAGAAGCCATTCCGCATGACCCGTGAGTTTGCCCGATTTATCCGTAATGAGTTTGGCGGAAAAGAGTTTGATCGGATGGAGTCGAGTATCTGGAAGTTTACCAAAGTTGAAGGATTGGTTTGCATCAACTACCCACGGGAGAAAGATCGTGAGTACAATGATGAAGACAACGACGTGACCGATCTGACGGAAGATGTACAGAATGCCGTTGCCAGCGAACTAGGGGACGATTTCGACCATATCGGCGATCATACCCGACAGTTCAACGTCACCGATTTTTCGAAAGTCGATGTAGGTGGAGCTTTTGTGGTGCGTTTCCGAAAAGGGGATTCCTACAAAGTGGTGGCCGATGGCCGTGAAAAAGACCTGGAGGATGTTAACGTAAAAATCGAAGGTAATACCTTAAAAGTATTCATCGACCGGAGTGGTATATTCGACTGGAGTAATCGGAAACGCATAGGACTGACCATTACGGTTCCGAAGGCGATTGAGGAACTGCAATTAACCGGGGCATCAAAAGCCAGCCTGACCGGCTTCGAGCGGTATGGCCACTTGACCATCGGCATGAGCGGTGCCTGTCGTACCGTATTCGATGGCGAAGTCGATAAACTGGATCTCGATATGTCAGGCGCTTCCAATACGGTACTGCATGGACATGCTAACCAACTGGATGCTGAATTGAGCGGAGCCTGCAAACTGGAAGCCACTGGAATGAATATCGGTAAAGCGACCGTTGATGCTAATGGTGCCAGCCATGCAGATCTGGGTCAGGTTGGTTCGCTCGACACCGAAACCTCAGGAGCCAGTAAAGTGACGCGGCAGTAA